In a genomic window of Magnolia sinica isolate HGM2019 chromosome 14, MsV1, whole genome shotgun sequence:
- the LOC131224798 gene encoding uncharacterized protein LOC131224798 isoform X5: MSIAEENMSTSQAHASKNAERKARVNAAWEKMNSGISVKTPKLLVNKSSSTGNKTVQKSSSNWMANLGLVPKKASSRQDMPQKRPASVQNGTSEDVKRLAAAALSAVKDAAAVAAAAAGRGKVEITEVRDFAGEEIEVKKLVDADSKEAAEKAKAPTGPPSGLDAVLEQIKKKQKLNVLDKTKKDWGEFKEENKGLEDELDAYKKSSNQYLDRVSFLQRTDYREFERERDARLALQARRRPDMRDES; encoded by the exons AAAGGAAAGCACGGGTCAATGCTGCATGGGAGAAAATGAATAGCGGCATCTCTGTTAAGACACCAAAGTTACTTGTGAATAAATCCAGTTCAACAGGGAACAAAACCGTACAAAAATCTTCTTCT AATTGGATGGCGAATCTTGGTCTGGTACCCAAGAAGGCATCATCCAGGCAAGACATGCCACAGAAGAGGCCGGCTTCTGTACAAAATGGCACCAGCGAAGATGTCAAGCGGCTTGCTGCTGCAGCTCTATCTGCAGTCAAAGATGCTGCCGCCGTTGCTGCAGCTGCTGCAGGCAGGGGAAAGGTAGAG ATCACCGAAGTTAGGGACTTTGCTGGCGAAGAGATTGAAGTGAAGAAGCTTGTTGATGCCGACTCAAAGGAGGCGGCTGAGAAGGCAAAGGCACCGACAGGGCCACCCTCCGGCCTTGATGCCGTCCTTGAACAGATCAAGAAAAAGCAGAAGCTCAATGTTCTCGACAAGACAAAGAAGGATTGGGGAGAGTTTAAGGAGGAGAACAAAGGGCTGGAAGATGAGTTGGATGCTTATAAGAAGAGCTCAAACCAGTATCTGGACAGGGTTTCCTTCTTGCAGAGAACCGACTACAGAGAATTTGAACGAGAGAGGGATGCGCGTTTGGCTTTACAGGCGAGGAGGCGGCCCGACATGCGTGACGAATCATAA
- the LOC131224798 gene encoding uncharacterized protein LOC131224798 isoform X4 codes for MVSLDMSIAEENMSTSQAHASKNAERKARVNAAWEKMNSGISVKTPKLLVNKSSSTGNKTVQKSSSNWMANLGLVPKKASSRQDMPQKRPASVQNGTSEDVKRLAAAALSAVKDAAAVAAAAAGRGKVEITEVRDFAGEEIEVKKLVDADSKEAAEKAKAPTGPPSGLDAVLEQIKKKQKLNVLDKTKKDWGEFKEENKGLEDELDAYKKSSNQYLDRVSFLQRTDYREFERERDARLALQARRRPDMRDES; via the exons AAAGGAAAGCACGGGTCAATGCTGCATGGGAGAAAATGAATAGCGGCATCTCTGTTAAGACACCAAAGTTACTTGTGAATAAATCCAGTTCAACAGGGAACAAAACCGTACAAAAATCTTCTTCT AATTGGATGGCGAATCTTGGTCTGGTACCCAAGAAGGCATCATCCAGGCAAGACATGCCACAGAAGAGGCCGGCTTCTGTACAAAATGGCACCAGCGAAGATGTCAAGCGGCTTGCTGCTGCAGCTCTATCTGCAGTCAAAGATGCTGCCGCCGTTGCTGCAGCTGCTGCAGGCAGGGGAAAGGTAGAG ATCACCGAAGTTAGGGACTTTGCTGGCGAAGAGATTGAAGTGAAGAAGCTTGTTGATGCCGACTCAAAGGAGGCGGCTGAGAAGGCAAAGGCACCGACAGGGCCACCCTCCGGCCTTGATGCCGTCCTTGAACAGATCAAGAAAAAGCAGAAGCTCAATGTTCTCGACAAGACAAAGAAGGATTGGGGAGAGTTTAAGGAGGAGAACAAAGGGCTGGAAGATGAGTTGGATGCTTATAAGAAGAGCTCAAACCAGTATCTGGACAGGGTTTCCTTCTTGCAGAGAACCGACTACAGAGAATTTGAACGAGAGAGGGATGCGCGTTTGGCTTTACAGGCGAGGAGGCGGCCCGACATGCGTGACGAATCATAA
- the LOC131224778 gene encoding dihydrolipoyl dehydrogenase, mitochondrial-like, which produces MAMASFSKRKALLLSRNLCKSDVLRYSLYLSPYSRSFSSSSEDNDVVVIGGGPGGYVAAIKAAQLGLKTTCIEKRGALGGTCLNVGCIPSKALLHSSHMYHEAKHAFPSHGVKFGQLEIDLPAMMSQKDKAVSNLTRGIEGLFKKNKVTYVKGYGKFVSPSEVAVDTIEGGSTLVKGKNIIIATGSDVKSLPGVTIDEKKIVSSTGALALTEIPKKLVVIGAGYIGLEMGSVWGRLGSEVTVVEFAPDIVPSMDSEVRKLFQRTLEKQKMKFMLKTKVVGVDTSGDGVKLTIEPAAGGEQSILEADVVLVSAGRVPFTAGLGLDKIGVETDKVGRIPVNERFATSVKGVFAIGDVIPGPMLAHKAEEDGVACVEFIAGKEGHVDYDLVPGVVYTHPEVASVGKTEDQVKAAGIDYRVGKFPFMANSRAKAIDDAEGVVKILAEKETDKILGVHIMSPNAGELIHESVLAMHYGASSEDIARTCHAHPTMSEAVKEAAMATYDKPIHI; this is translated from the exons ATGGCGATGGCCAGCTTTTCCAAGCGAAAGGCTCTCCTCCTTTCCAGAAATCTCTGCAAATCCGACGTCTTGAGgtactctctctatctctctccttatTCTAGAAGCTTCTCCTCATCATCCGAAGACAATGACGTGGTCGTCATCGGCGGTGGGCCCGGTGGCTACGTGGCCGCCATCAAAGCCGCTCAGCTAGGGCTTAAAACCACCTGCATCGAGAAGAGAGGGGCCCTTGGCGGCACCTGCCTCAACGTCGGCTGCATCCCTTCCAAG GCTCTCCTCCACTCTTCTCACATGTACCATGAAGCCAAGCATGCATTCCCTAGTCACGGAGTGAAGTTTGGTCAGCTGGAGATCGATCTGCCCGCCATGATGTCACAGAAAGACAAAGCAGTCTCCAATCTCACCCGAGGCATTGAGGGCCTCTTCAAGAAAAACAAGGTAACTTACGTCAAGGGCTATGGTAAGTTTGTCTCTCCGTCTGAAGTTGCTGTTGACACCATTGAAGGTGGTAGCACCCTTGTCAAAGGCAAGAACATCATAATTGCTACGGGTTCTGATGTCAAATCCCTCCCGGGAGTCACCATCGATGAGAAGAAGATTGTGTCGTCGACTGGAGCTCTTGCTTTGACGGAAATCCCAAAAAAGCTCGTGGTCATTGGCGCAGGTTACATCGGCCTCGAGATGGGCTCGGTTTGGGGACGGCTTGGCTCGGAGGTGACCGTTGTCGAGTTTGCGCCAGATATTGTCCCGAGCATGGATTCTGAGGTCCGCAAGCTCTTCCAACGCACACTTGAGAAGCAAAAGATGAAGTTCATGCTCAAGACTAAGGTCGTCGGGGTTGACACGTCCGGGGACGGGGTGAAGCTGACAATTGAACCAGCTGCTGGTGGCGAGCAAAGCATTCTTGAAGCTGACGTTGTTCTTGTCTCAGCAGGCCGGGTCCCATTCACAGCCGGGCTTGGGCTTGACAAGATTGGTGTGGAAACTGACAAGGTTGGCCGGATCCCGGTCAATGAACGGTTTGCCACGAGTGTGAAAGGTGTTTTCGCCATCGGCGACGTGATACCAGGGCCCATGCTCGCTCACAAGGCGGAAGAGGATGGGGTTGCGTGCGTGGAGTTCATCGCAGGCAAGGAAGGCCATGTGGACTATGATTTGGTGCCTGGGGTGGTGTACACACACCCTGAGGTGGCATCGGTTGGGAAGACTGAGGACCAGGTGAAGGCGGCTGGCATTGACTACCGTGTGGGCAAGTTCCCCTTCATGGCAAACAGCCGTGCCAAGGCAATTGACGATGCTGAAGGAGTGGTGAAGATATTGGCAGAGAAGGAAACCGACAAGATACTAGGCGTCCACATAATGTCACCGAATGCGGGAGAGCTCATACATGAGTCCGTGCTTGCTATGCACTACGGGGCGTCGAGCGAGGACATTGCCCGCACGTGCCACGCTCATCCGACCATGAGCGAGGCTGTCAAGGAAGCAGCGATGGCCACTTATGACAAGCCCATTCACATCTAA